The following coding sequences are from one Melanotaenia boesemani isolate fMelBoe1 chromosome 17, fMelBoe1.pri, whole genome shotgun sequence window:
- the LOC121656333 gene encoding ankyrin repeat and IBR domain-containing protein 1-like isoform X1 codes for MGNTATKFRKALVSGDEALAWQLYEGNPQFRDSLDPNASYGEQYQHNTALHYVCRHAMTRLLRSFLFSKEGNPNKRNVHNETCLHVLCQGPQILLLPEGALSPRLARPQRDEQRRTDCLQMILSWTGARLEGGQYEKANVNATDNHHSTCLHYAAAAGMKSCVELLIQSEADLFVEDEDKLTPCDHAERHHHTELALSLESQMVFSSASAQQSNADAHGETSLLQYKEPYEGLKLQDLRRLKDMLIVETADMLQAPLFTAEALLRAHDWDREKLLEAWMSDAEGCCQRSGVAMPTPPPSGYNAWDTLPSPRTPRTPRSPLTLTLTSPTDSCHTPGEEGLATCGICLCSISVFEDPVDMSCGHEFCRSCWEGFLNVKIQEGDAHNIFCPAYECYQLVPVHVIESVVSKEMDQRYLQFDIKAFVENNPAIRWCPAARCERAVRLTRPGPGDNDPHNFPLLPSPAVDCGKGHLFCWECLGEAHEPCDCQMWRNWLQKVTEMKPEELAGVSEAYEDAANCLWLLTNSKPCANCKSPIQKNEGCNHMQCAKCKYDFCWICLEEWKKHSSSTGGYYRCTRYEVIQQLEEQSKEMTVEAEKKHKSFQELDRFMHYYTRFKNHEHSYKLEQKLLKTAKEKMEQLSRAFISREGTPPDTRFIEDGVTELLKTRRVLKCSYPYGFFLQQGSTQKEIFELMQTDLEMVVEDLAQKVNRPYLRTPCHKIISAARLVQQKRQEFLASVARGVAPNDSPEPLRRNYPGGSWDWEYLGFASPEMGSRHSVLGAGDQRDRQSQDYADIQYRRRHRPRRRGDMLSLHNLRSSSNTPEISRRSDNTDGTERSEGHRRALGSLDEDDPNILLAIQLSLQESRRERGLEGGVEVEHGLDRGHERRSGPAGELADVALHSHNTEGPPTARGSSFSTSLLDPPRPPNRTDSTSQPSISNSISLPPPPPSLSTELLELGDSLMKLGNITTPYDLDTHTQEQLCSHHTYNHSALTAPYTTEPAYSDCSHRRDQNAPMPQYVFDHITITDPCYDSKEQNYCLVPSHLAGVEHTASCALEHTENPTHPSSYNREHTSTYDNTAKPESSYHPCPERSSSYTTERPTTYALEQPSRSESQPPVQLCLPSPELEPELLLSPVIPPGGPFTPSDPQSLEALDPTASAQLLDNIMAWFNSNINPQNNPQSLALIPSPPTTETDSSPDTHTEGETSRHETPTPVWQPQEGELEGDQGEANRQALGAAGVEGPKTSRPSSLELEKRDTGEVGVEAGCVADLSLDEVRAHPSSRSLHGNSPAHTAPATERDLDPVLQLEGNRSPEEWEEQEHLV; via the exons GTCGTTCCTGTTCAGCAAAGAGGGAAACCCAAACAAGCGAAATGTGCACAATGAGACGTGCCTCCATGTGCTGTGCCAAGGCCCACAGATCCTGCTGCTACCAGAGGGAGCGCTGTCACCGCGACTGGCCCGACCGCAAAGGGACGAACAGCGCCGTACCGACTGCCTGCAG ATGATTCTAAGCTGGACCGGGGCCAGGCTGGAGGGAGGCCAGTACGAGAAGGCTAATGTCAATGCCACAGACAACCACCACAGCACCTGTCTGCactatgctgctgctgcaggcaTGAAGAGCTGCGTGGAG CTGCTGATCCAGAGTGAAGCAGATCTTTTTGTGGAGGATGAGGACAAGCTGACGCCATGCGACCACGCCGAGCGCCACCACCACACCGAGCTGGCTCTCAGCCTGGAGTCGCAGATGGTTTTCTCCTCCGCCTCGGCTCAGCAGTCAAATGCAGACGCACATGGCGAAACCAGCCTGCTGCAATACAAGGAG CCTTATGAGGGCCTGAAGCTTCAGGATCTGCGCAGGTTGAAGGACATGCTGATCGTAGAGACAGCAGACATGCTGCAAGCCCCCCTCTTCACTGCTGAGGCCCTGCTTCGGGCGCATG ACTGGGACAGAGAAAAGCTCCTGGAAGCTTGGATGTCAGACGCTGAAGGCTGCTGCCAGCGCTCCGGTGTCGCCATGCCAACCCCACCGCCCAGTGGCTACAATGCTTGGGACACCTTGCCATCTCCCCGCACTCCCAGGACCCCACGCTCCCCCCTAACACTCACCCTTACCTCCCCCACTGACAGCTGCCACACACCTGGAGAGGAGGGCCTGGCAACG TGTGGAATCTGTCTCTGCTCCATCTCAGTCTTTGAGGACCCAGTTGACATGTCATGCGGCCACGAGTTCTGCAGATCCTGCTGGGAGGG GTTCCTCAATGTTAAGATTCAGGAGGGCGATGCTCACAATATCTTTTGCCCAGCTTATGAGTGTTATCAGCTGGTGCCCGTGCATGTAATAGAGAGTGTGGTTTCCAAAGAGATGGACCAGCGATATCTACAGTTTGATATCAAG GCATTCGTGGAGAACAATCCAGCCATCCGCTGGTGTCCTGCGGCTCGTTGTGAGCGGGCAGTGAGGCTTACCCGGCCAGGCCCTGGGGACAACGACCCTCACAACTTCCCCTTGTTGCCCTCCCCAGCTGTCGACTGTGGCAAAGGTCACCTCTTCTGCTG GGAGTGCCTTGGTGAGGCCCATGAACCATGTGACTGTCAGATGTGGAGGAACTGGCTCCAGAAAGTCACAGAGATGAAGCCTGAGGAGT TGGCGGGTGTGAGTGAGGCCTATGAGGATGCTGCTAACTGTCTGTGGCTGTTGACCAACTCCAAACCATGTGCCAACTGCAAGTCGCCCATTCAGAAGAATGAGGGCTGCAACCATATGCAGTGTGCCAAG tgtaaatatgactTTTGTTGGATCTGTCTGGAGGAGTGGAAGAAACACAGCTCATCCACAGGAGGCTACTATCGCTGTACTCGCTATGAGGTCATCCAGCAGCTAGAAGAGCAGTCCAAAGAGATGACTGTAGAG GCAGAAAAGAAGCACAAAAGTTTTCAGGAGCTGGACCGCTTCATGCACTACTACACTCGCTTCAAAAACCATGAACACAGTTACAAG CTGGAGCAGAAGCTGCTAAAAACAGCGAAAGAGAAGATGGAGCAGCTGAGCAGAGCCTTCATTAGCC GTGAGGGCACTCCTCCAGACACACGTTTTATCGAGGATGGTGTGACCGAGCTGCTGAAGACGCGCCGCGTGTTGAAGTGCTCTTACCCTTACGGTTTCTTCCTGCAGCAAGGCAGCACACAGAAAGAGATATTTGAGCTCATGCAG ACCGACCtggagatggtggtggaggatCTGGCTCAGAAGGTCAACCGGCCATACCTGAGGACACCATGCCATAAGATAATCAGTGCGGCACGACTAGTGCAGCAAAAGAGACAGGAGTTCCTGGCATCAGTGGCCCGTGGCGTTGCTCCCAATGATTCTCCCGAACCTCTCCGCAGGAA TTACCCTGGAGGATCATGGGATTGGGAATACCTTGGCTTCGCCTCCCCTGAG ATGGGAAGCCGTCACTCTGTACTGGGAGCAGGAgatcagagagacagacagtcACAG GATTATGCTGATATCCAGTACCGTCGGAGACACAGACCACGGCGCAGAGGAGACATGCTGAGTCTGCATAACCtcagaagcagcagcaacacaCCAGAGATCAGCAGGAGGAGTGACAACACAG ATGGCACAGAAAGAAGCGAGGGTCACAGGAGAGCATTGGGCTCTCTTGATGAAGATGATCCTAACATCCTTCTAGCGATTCAGCTGTCACTCCAGGAGTCCCGCAGAGAGCGAGGCCTGGAGGGAGGGGTGGAAGTGGAGCATGGGCTGGACAGAGGCCATGAGAGGAGGTCGGGTCCAGCAGGAGAGCTGGCTGATGTTGCTTTGCACTCTCACAACACAGAGGGTCCTCCAACAGCCAGAGGCTCATCCTTCTCTACTTCTCTCCTGGATCCTCCTCGTCCCCCAAACAGGACAGACTCCACCTCTCAGCCATCCATATCTAACTCcatctccctccctccccctcctccttccctcagcacagagctgctggagctgggAGACAGCCTTATGAAACTGGGGAACATAACCACTCCGTATgacctggacacacacacacaggagcaGCTCTGCTCACACCACACATACAACCACAGTGCACTGACTGCTCCCTACACCACTGAACCTGCCTACAGCGACTGCAGCCATAGACGAGATCAGAATGCACCAATGCCTCAGTATGTGTTCGATCATATCACCATCACAGATCCTTGTTATGACAGCAAAGAGCAGAATTACTGCCTCGTACCTTCTCATTTAGCTGGGGTTGAACACACTGCCTCCTGTGCACTTGAACACACCGAAAACCCCACACATCCTAGTTCGTATAACCGAGAACATACAAGTACATATGACAACACTGCAAAACCAGAAAGCTCTTACCACCCCTGCCCTGAGCGCAGTAGCTCCTACACTACAGAGCGGCCTACCACATATGCTCTTGAACAACCATCTAGGTCAGAATCCCAACCGCCTGTCCAGTTGTGCCTGCCATCTCCAGAGCTTGAGCCGGAGCTGCTGCTTTCACCGGTGATTCCCCCCGGAGGCCCTTTCACCCCCAGTGATCCTCAGAGTCTGGAGGCTCTGGATCCCACAGCCAGTGCTCAGCTGCTGGACAACatcatggcctggtttaacagCAACATAAACCCCCAGAACAACCCCCAGAGCCTGGCTCTTATCCCCTCCCCACCCACCACGGAAACGGACTCCTCccctgacacacacactgagggtgAAACTTCCAGGCATGAGACCCCCACCCCAGTCTGGCAGCCCCAGGAGGGTGAGCTAGAAGGGGACCAAGGAGAGGCAAATCGGCAAGCATTAGGTGCTGCAGGTGTGGAGGGCCCCAAGACATCGAGGCCTAGCTCTCTGGAGCTGGAAAAAAGAGACACTGGAGAAGTAGGTGTGGAGGCAGGGTGTGTGGCTGACCTGTCGCTGGACGAAGTGCGCGCACACCCATCCTCACGCTCCCTACATGGAAACAGTCCAGCACACACTGCCCCAGCCACAGAGAGAGACTTGGACCCTGTCCTTCAGTTAGAGGGGAACAGGTCACCTGAGGAGtgggaggaacaagaacacttAGTGTGA
- the LOC121656333 gene encoding ankyrin repeat and IBR domain-containing protein 1-like isoform X2: MGNTATKFRKALVSGDEALAWQLYEGNPQFRDSLDPNASYGEQYQHNTALHYVCRHAMTRLLRSFLFSKEGNPNKRNVHNETCLHVLCQGPQILLLPEGALSPRLARPQRDEQRRTDCLQMILSWTGARLEGGQYEKANVNATDNHHSTCLHYAAAAGMKSCVELLIQSEADLFVEDEDKLTPCDHAERHHHTELALSLESQMVFSSASAQQSNADAHGETSLLQYKEPYEGLKLQDLRRLKDMLIVETADMLQAPLFTAEALLRAHDWDREKLLEAWMSDAEGCCQRSGVAMPTPPPSGYNAWDTLPSPRTPRTPRSPLTLTLTSPTDSCHTPGEEGLATCGICLCSISVFEDPVDMSCGHEFCRSCWEGFLNVKIQEGDAHNIFCPAYECYQLVPVHVIESVVSKEMDQRYLQFDIKAFVENNPAIRWCPAARCERAVRLTRPGPGDNDPHNFPLLPSPAVDCGKGHLFCWECLGEAHEPCDCQMWRNWLQKVTEMKPEELAGVSEAYEDAANCLWLLTNSKPCANCKSPIQKNEGCNHMQCAKCKYDFCWICLEEWKKHSSSTGGYYRCTRYEVIQQLEEQSKEMTVEAEKKHKSFQELDRFMHYYTRFKNHEHSYKLEQKLLKTAKEKMEQLSRAFISREGTPPDTRFIEDGVTELLKTRRVLKCSYPYGFFLQQGSTQKEIFELMQTDLEMVVEDLAQKVNRPYLRTPCHKIISAARLVQQKRQEFLASVARGVAPNDSPEPLRRNYPGGSWDWEYLGFASPEDYADIQYRRRHRPRRRGDMLSLHNLRSSSNTPEISRRSDNTDGTERSEGHRRALGSLDEDDPNILLAIQLSLQESRRERGLEGGVEVEHGLDRGHERRSGPAGELADVALHSHNTEGPPTARGSSFSTSLLDPPRPPNRTDSTSQPSISNSISLPPPPPSLSTELLELGDSLMKLGNITTPYDLDTHTQEQLCSHHTYNHSALTAPYTTEPAYSDCSHRRDQNAPMPQYVFDHITITDPCYDSKEQNYCLVPSHLAGVEHTASCALEHTENPTHPSSYNREHTSTYDNTAKPESSYHPCPERSSSYTTERPTTYALEQPSRSESQPPVQLCLPSPELEPELLLSPVIPPGGPFTPSDPQSLEALDPTASAQLLDNIMAWFNSNINPQNNPQSLALIPSPPTTETDSSPDTHTEGETSRHETPTPVWQPQEGELEGDQGEANRQALGAAGVEGPKTSRPSSLELEKRDTGEVGVEAGCVADLSLDEVRAHPSSRSLHGNSPAHTAPATERDLDPVLQLEGNRSPEEWEEQEHLV, encoded by the exons GTCGTTCCTGTTCAGCAAAGAGGGAAACCCAAACAAGCGAAATGTGCACAATGAGACGTGCCTCCATGTGCTGTGCCAAGGCCCACAGATCCTGCTGCTACCAGAGGGAGCGCTGTCACCGCGACTGGCCCGACCGCAAAGGGACGAACAGCGCCGTACCGACTGCCTGCAG ATGATTCTAAGCTGGACCGGGGCCAGGCTGGAGGGAGGCCAGTACGAGAAGGCTAATGTCAATGCCACAGACAACCACCACAGCACCTGTCTGCactatgctgctgctgcaggcaTGAAGAGCTGCGTGGAG CTGCTGATCCAGAGTGAAGCAGATCTTTTTGTGGAGGATGAGGACAAGCTGACGCCATGCGACCACGCCGAGCGCCACCACCACACCGAGCTGGCTCTCAGCCTGGAGTCGCAGATGGTTTTCTCCTCCGCCTCGGCTCAGCAGTCAAATGCAGACGCACATGGCGAAACCAGCCTGCTGCAATACAAGGAG CCTTATGAGGGCCTGAAGCTTCAGGATCTGCGCAGGTTGAAGGACATGCTGATCGTAGAGACAGCAGACATGCTGCAAGCCCCCCTCTTCACTGCTGAGGCCCTGCTTCGGGCGCATG ACTGGGACAGAGAAAAGCTCCTGGAAGCTTGGATGTCAGACGCTGAAGGCTGCTGCCAGCGCTCCGGTGTCGCCATGCCAACCCCACCGCCCAGTGGCTACAATGCTTGGGACACCTTGCCATCTCCCCGCACTCCCAGGACCCCACGCTCCCCCCTAACACTCACCCTTACCTCCCCCACTGACAGCTGCCACACACCTGGAGAGGAGGGCCTGGCAACG TGTGGAATCTGTCTCTGCTCCATCTCAGTCTTTGAGGACCCAGTTGACATGTCATGCGGCCACGAGTTCTGCAGATCCTGCTGGGAGGG GTTCCTCAATGTTAAGATTCAGGAGGGCGATGCTCACAATATCTTTTGCCCAGCTTATGAGTGTTATCAGCTGGTGCCCGTGCATGTAATAGAGAGTGTGGTTTCCAAAGAGATGGACCAGCGATATCTACAGTTTGATATCAAG GCATTCGTGGAGAACAATCCAGCCATCCGCTGGTGTCCTGCGGCTCGTTGTGAGCGGGCAGTGAGGCTTACCCGGCCAGGCCCTGGGGACAACGACCCTCACAACTTCCCCTTGTTGCCCTCCCCAGCTGTCGACTGTGGCAAAGGTCACCTCTTCTGCTG GGAGTGCCTTGGTGAGGCCCATGAACCATGTGACTGTCAGATGTGGAGGAACTGGCTCCAGAAAGTCACAGAGATGAAGCCTGAGGAGT TGGCGGGTGTGAGTGAGGCCTATGAGGATGCTGCTAACTGTCTGTGGCTGTTGACCAACTCCAAACCATGTGCCAACTGCAAGTCGCCCATTCAGAAGAATGAGGGCTGCAACCATATGCAGTGTGCCAAG tgtaaatatgactTTTGTTGGATCTGTCTGGAGGAGTGGAAGAAACACAGCTCATCCACAGGAGGCTACTATCGCTGTACTCGCTATGAGGTCATCCAGCAGCTAGAAGAGCAGTCCAAAGAGATGACTGTAGAG GCAGAAAAGAAGCACAAAAGTTTTCAGGAGCTGGACCGCTTCATGCACTACTACACTCGCTTCAAAAACCATGAACACAGTTACAAG CTGGAGCAGAAGCTGCTAAAAACAGCGAAAGAGAAGATGGAGCAGCTGAGCAGAGCCTTCATTAGCC GTGAGGGCACTCCTCCAGACACACGTTTTATCGAGGATGGTGTGACCGAGCTGCTGAAGACGCGCCGCGTGTTGAAGTGCTCTTACCCTTACGGTTTCTTCCTGCAGCAAGGCAGCACACAGAAAGAGATATTTGAGCTCATGCAG ACCGACCtggagatggtggtggaggatCTGGCTCAGAAGGTCAACCGGCCATACCTGAGGACACCATGCCATAAGATAATCAGTGCGGCACGACTAGTGCAGCAAAAGAGACAGGAGTTCCTGGCATCAGTGGCCCGTGGCGTTGCTCCCAATGATTCTCCCGAACCTCTCCGCAGGAA TTACCCTGGAGGATCATGGGATTGGGAATACCTTGGCTTCGCCTCCCCTGAG GATTATGCTGATATCCAGTACCGTCGGAGACACAGACCACGGCGCAGAGGAGACATGCTGAGTCTGCATAACCtcagaagcagcagcaacacaCCAGAGATCAGCAGGAGGAGTGACAACACAG ATGGCACAGAAAGAAGCGAGGGTCACAGGAGAGCATTGGGCTCTCTTGATGAAGATGATCCTAACATCCTTCTAGCGATTCAGCTGTCACTCCAGGAGTCCCGCAGAGAGCGAGGCCTGGAGGGAGGGGTGGAAGTGGAGCATGGGCTGGACAGAGGCCATGAGAGGAGGTCGGGTCCAGCAGGAGAGCTGGCTGATGTTGCTTTGCACTCTCACAACACAGAGGGTCCTCCAACAGCCAGAGGCTCATCCTTCTCTACTTCTCTCCTGGATCCTCCTCGTCCCCCAAACAGGACAGACTCCACCTCTCAGCCATCCATATCTAACTCcatctccctccctccccctcctccttccctcagcacagagctgctggagctgggAGACAGCCTTATGAAACTGGGGAACATAACCACTCCGTATgacctggacacacacacacaggagcaGCTCTGCTCACACCACACATACAACCACAGTGCACTGACTGCTCCCTACACCACTGAACCTGCCTACAGCGACTGCAGCCATAGACGAGATCAGAATGCACCAATGCCTCAGTATGTGTTCGATCATATCACCATCACAGATCCTTGTTATGACAGCAAAGAGCAGAATTACTGCCTCGTACCTTCTCATTTAGCTGGGGTTGAACACACTGCCTCCTGTGCACTTGAACACACCGAAAACCCCACACATCCTAGTTCGTATAACCGAGAACATACAAGTACATATGACAACACTGCAAAACCAGAAAGCTCTTACCACCCCTGCCCTGAGCGCAGTAGCTCCTACACTACAGAGCGGCCTACCACATATGCTCTTGAACAACCATCTAGGTCAGAATCCCAACCGCCTGTCCAGTTGTGCCTGCCATCTCCAGAGCTTGAGCCGGAGCTGCTGCTTTCACCGGTGATTCCCCCCGGAGGCCCTTTCACCCCCAGTGATCCTCAGAGTCTGGAGGCTCTGGATCCCACAGCCAGTGCTCAGCTGCTGGACAACatcatggcctggtttaacagCAACATAAACCCCCAGAACAACCCCCAGAGCCTGGCTCTTATCCCCTCCCCACCCACCACGGAAACGGACTCCTCccctgacacacacactgagggtgAAACTTCCAGGCATGAGACCCCCACCCCAGTCTGGCAGCCCCAGGAGGGTGAGCTAGAAGGGGACCAAGGAGAGGCAAATCGGCAAGCATTAGGTGCTGCAGGTGTGGAGGGCCCCAAGACATCGAGGCCTAGCTCTCTGGAGCTGGAAAAAAGAGACACTGGAGAAGTAGGTGTGGAGGCAGGGTGTGTGGCTGACCTGTCGCTGGACGAAGTGCGCGCACACCCATCCTCACGCTCCCTACATGGAAACAGTCCAGCACACACTGCCCCAGCCACAGAGAGAGACTTGGACCCTGTCCTTCAGTTAGAGGGGAACAGGTCACCTGAGGAGtgggaggaacaagaacacttAGTGTGA